The following nucleotide sequence is from Methylocella tundrae.
CTCGAGTTCGACGGGCATTTTCATATGGAGCGGAAACGGCGATCCGCTATAGCGCTCCGTTTTCAAGAGCGCCTTCGACCAAAAGTCGGCGACGATCCGCAGGTGAACGTCCCAATCCTCGATGGCGCTGTTGAAGATGGGCCCGAGCAGCGAATCCTGGCGCGCCTCGCGGTAGAATTCGCGCACCAAATTGTTGATTGACTCTTCGACCTCGAGATTCGGCGTTTCCGTCATGACATCGTTCCTTGATGTTGTTACGCAGCCTCTATCGCGCACCTACATAGACAATGCGCGAAAGCCCGTCATCTCCTACATTGACGCAGAGGCGCCGACATGAATAAATCGAGAGAGGTTCTGCGCCGCACTTGAGCCATGCGGCCCTGATATTCTCCAGTCCCGCAAATCCCTGGCGCCGGAATTGCTCGACAACAGGCGATTTGTCCGCATTGCAATGCAGGCCCGCTCAACAAGGCACGGATTGAATGAAGTTCTACATGACGCCGGGGTCTTGCTCGACAGGCATCCACATTCTGCTCGAGGAGACCGGTCTGGCTTTCGAGGCTTACATCGTCAATCTTGTGAAAGGCGATCATCTGAAGCCCGAATATCTCGCGATCAATCCCAGTGGCACAATTCCGACATTGGTCCGTGACGATGGCGTGGTTCTGACGGATTCTGTCGCTATTGCGACATGGCTTGCCGAGGCCTATCCACGCCGGCAGTTGTTGCCGAACGACCCGCGAGCGGCGGAAGCCGCGATGGCGAGCTTGCGGTTTTACACGCAACATATCCACGGCGAGGGTTTTCGCCGCGTCTTTACGCCTGAGCGATACGCCTCGAAAAAAAATACGGTGGAGGCGGTGAAGGGAGAAGGACGCGAAATCGTCGCCAAGGCCTTCGAGGTGGTGAACGACGAACTGGCCGGCAAGGATTACGTCGCCGACGCATTCTCCATCGCCGACGCCGCTCTGTTCTACGTCGAGTTCTGGGCGGACAAGACGAAGATGGAGCTGCCGTCCAATTGCCTCGCCCACTATCGGCGCATGTTGACGCGGCCCGCAGTCCGGCAGGTTCTGGCGGAAGAAGGTTATCGCTAAGACAAGACGCGGCGGCGAGCGAGAGCAACTGGTTTTGACGCGGCGAGGATCTGAATGAATTCTCACACCGACGATAGAATGCCGGCGGACATTCGCGGCTACCATCAGCGCACCAAACATGCGCCGAAC
It contains:
- a CDS encoding group III truncated hemoglobin, whose protein sequence is MTETPNLEVEESINNLVREFYREARQDSLLGPIFNSAIEDWDVHLRIVADFWSKALLKTERYSGSPFPLHMKMPVELEHFERWLALFEETAKATLPAEYGAKAIAKARHMAESFKAGIFIFVDKNGRPARHPG
- a CDS encoding glutathione S-transferase family protein codes for the protein MKFYMTPGSCSTGIHILLEETGLAFEAYIVNLVKGDHLKPEYLAINPSGTIPTLVRDDGVVLTDSVAIATWLAEAYPRRQLLPNDPRAAEAAMASLRFYTQHIHGEGFRRVFTPERYASKKNTVEAVKGEGREIVAKAFEVVNDELAGKDYVADAFSIADAALFYVEFWADKTKMELPSNCLAHYRRMLTRPAVRQVLAEEGYR